A single region of the Anguilla anguilla isolate fAngAng1 chromosome 17, fAngAng1.pri, whole genome shotgun sequence genome encodes:
- the LOC118216376 gene encoding pentraxin-4-like — protein sequence MNVPQAWTGLLLFLTASLCAQTTDGQAAPPLALRKPFFERLRRLDEQFRRFQEMTLTQLQGIAENYNISYNIDARFQQLAEQQQNLSDSLAAFQASAASDLGSLKLWTKKLQKKTERLDLKVSELEQTLEESSRRAPSPGESPEEQGARISNVTQELQEHRARLDVITADRDEVRGGLRELRESLGRQESRMVQLEEQVRSTLQQGRASLPGPREDEIESNLTPQDLGPRAMATGRGHGSPKFSAKLQLKHSKGMKAKEGLRVHHEPPQKETEPQPLPYPQEEPLELWDQPQPDSQKEPTDIWDSPQPRPQEQPIEIWEQSLPHPQSEPKEIWEESQLRPHEESVEIWEQSQPRQQEEPMNVWEQSQPRPQEEPMEIWEQSQPRPQEEPTEWEMPHQQEELRDVLDLPQLPLRHKIPQHPHVTKNTGTTCNVKSSLTFPSASTHNYVTFKKGFATGVHELSVCTWLRVGAGAGYIGTLLSYATEDNDNKLVLYGRNSTRRGSLDFVIGDPVYRELPVEGMLDGNWHHLCVVWSSIEGRFWHYTDRRLTSTGSRFRKGYEIPAGGAVVLGQEQDAVGGGFDEAEAFVGSLAGFAAWDRALSPGEVSEVATGRGLPRGAVLTLDDIRQPNGDVRLVRCDCLEQCP from the exons ATGAACGTACCCCAAGCATGGAccggcctcctcctcttcctcactgcgAGTCTCTGTGCCCAGACCACCGATGGCCAAGCAGCCCCACCCCTGGCACTCAGGAAGCCTTTCTTTGAGAGGCTCAGACGCCTAGATGAACAG TTCAGAAGGTTCCAGGAGATGACCCTCACTCAGCTCCAGGGCATCGCGGAGAACTACAACATCTCCTACAACATCGACGCCCGCTTCCAGCAGCTGGCCGAGCAGCAGCAGAACCTCTCCGACTCCCTGGCGGCCTTCCAGGCCTCCGCCGCCAGCGACCTGGGCAGCCTGAAGCTGTGGACCAAGAAGCTGCAGAAGAAAACCGAGAGGCTGGACCTGAAGGTGAGCGAGCTGGAGCAGACCCTGGAGGAGAGCTCCAGACGCGCGCCCAGTCCGGGGGAGAGTCCCGAGGAGCAGGGGGCGAGGATCTCCAACGTCACGCAGGAGCTCCAGGAGCACAGGGCCCGCCTCGATGTCATCACAGCCGACCGGGACGAGGTTCGAGGGGGTCTGCGGGAGCTGAGGGAGTCTTTAGGGAGGCAGGAGTCCAGGATggtgcagctggaggagcaggtgaGGAGCACTCTGCAGCAGGGCCGCGCCTCTCTCCCCGGGCCTCGTGAGGACGAAATCGAGTCCAACTTGACCCCCCAGGACCTGGGCCCCAGGGCCATGGCGACAGGGCGGGGGCACGGGAGCCCCAAGTTCAGTGCCAAGCTCCAACTGAAACACTCCAAGGGGATGAAGGCAAAAGAGGGCCTGAGGGTGCACCATGAGCCCCCCCAAAAGGAGACCGagccccagcccctcccctacccccagGAGGAACCATTAGAGCTGTGGGATCAGCCGCAGCCCGATTCCCAAAAAGAACCAACAGACATATGGGACTcaccccagccccgcccacaagaGCAACCAATAGAAATTTGGGAACAgtcactgccccacccccaatcGGAACCAAAGGAAATCTGGGAGGAGTCACAGCTCCGCCCACACGAGGAATCAGTAGAAATTTGGGAGCAGTCACAGCCCCGCCAACAAGAGGAACCAATGAACGTTTGGGAGCAgtcacagccccgcccacaagaGGAACCAATGGAAATTTGGGAGCAgtcacagccccgcccacaagaGGAACCAACGGAGTGGGAAATGCCCcaccagcaggaggagctgagagaCGTGCTGGATTTACCTCAGCTTCCGCTGAGACACAAGATCCCTCAACATCCACATGTGACCAAGAACACAGGCACGA CCTGCAACGTGAAATCTTCCCTGACCTTCCCCTCCGCCTCCACCCACAACTACGTCACCTTCAAGAAGGGGTTTGCCACCGGCGTTCACGAGTTGTCCGTCTGCACCTGGCTGAGGgtgggagcgggggcggggtaCATCGGCACGCTCCTGTCCTACGCTACCGAGGACAACGACAACAAGCTGGTGCTCTACGGACGCAACTCCACCCGCCGGGGGAGCCTGGATTTCGTGATCGGCGACCCGGTGTACCGCGAGCTTCCCGTAGAGGGCATGCTGGACGGGAACTGGCATCACCTGTGCGTGGTGTGGTCGTCCATCGAGGGCCGGTTCTGGCACTACACCGACCGGCGGCTGACGTCGACGGGCTCCCGGTTCAGGAAGGGCTACGAGATCCCAGCAGGAGGCGCCGTGGTgctggggcaggagcaggacGCGGTGGGCGGGGGGTTCGACGAGGCGGAGGCTTTCGTGGGCTCGCTCGCCGGCTTTGCTGCGTGGGACAGGGCGCTGAGTCCCGGCGAGGTTTCGGAGGTGGCCACAGGGAGGGGCCTGCCCAGGGGGGCCGTCCTCACGCTGGACGACATCCGCCAGCCCAATGGCGACGTGCGGCTCGTACGCTGCGACTGCTTGGAGCAATGCCCCTGA
- the si:ch211-157c3.4 gene encoding cell death-inducing p53-target protein 1 homolog — protein MATESSGDKAPPPYLIQTEGQGSGVKVYHVHTPFNPPESTISDGYQVQTSGNTYAEPKQKFVSYDMELGRSPGMTTCTSCQTQVMTNVTYKVGTYAWLMCILFILCGLVIGCCLIPFFVKFFKDAYHTCPRCNRVLHVDKKKCC, from the exons ATGGCCACTGAAAGCTCAGGCGACAAAGCTCCCCCTCCATACCTTATACAAA CCGAGGGCCAAGGCAGCGGTGTCAAGGTCTACCATGTGCACACCCCTTTCAACCCACCGGAATCCACCATTTCGGATGGTTACCAAGTGCAGACAAGCGGCAACA CCTACGCTGAACCCAAGCAGAAGTTTGTCAGCTATGACATGGAGCTGGGCCGCTCGCCAGGCATGACCACCTGCACGTCCTGCCAGACGCAGGTCATGACCAACGTGACCTACAAAGTGGGGACCTACGCCTGGCTGATGTGCATCCTCTTCATTCTCTGCGG GTTGGTGATTGGCTGCTGCCTGATCCCGTTCTTCGTAAAATTCTTCAAAGACGCCTACCACACCTGCCCCAGGTGCAACAGAGTACTGCACGTGGATAAGAAGAAATGCTGCTGA